A genomic segment from Luteolibacter ambystomatis encodes:
- a CDS encoding S1C family serine protease gives MNVKLLSLALCLGALSPVLHAAQNLESDSRKNGDAVVAVFEPVRQVLQTSSAVMRDGRKDIAYGTVVSADGYILTKASEINGVGSLGVIIEATKYEARVIATDPVWDVALVKVEAQGLQPVVYSTITDVPQGTWVVANGATSLTRRRALAGIISAKAREIPAGGGAALGVVMKEKSKVAEVDSVNDRSGAHEAGIQKGDILMAIDGKKISKSEDIMAALKDKKAGSTVKVTLRRNGKEETLDVRLAVRGDLYEEERTRNDEMSGEYSRRRTGFPRVIQHDILGRKDSVGGPLLDLDGKCVGMNIARADRAQSFAIPAPDLKALAEKMIKDASK, from the coding sequence GTGAACGTTAAGCTCCTTTCCCTCGCGCTTTGTCTCGGCGCTTTGTCTCCCGTCCTCCACGCCGCGCAGAATTTGGAATCGGATTCCCGCAAGAATGGCGATGCGGTGGTGGCGGTGTTCGAGCCGGTCCGGCAGGTGCTCCAGACCAGCAGCGCCGTGATGCGGGATGGCCGCAAGGACATCGCCTACGGCACCGTGGTTTCCGCGGATGGTTACATTTTGACCAAGGCCAGCGAGATCAACGGAGTCGGTTCGCTCGGTGTCATCATCGAAGCCACCAAGTACGAAGCCCGCGTCATCGCCACCGACCCGGTGTGGGATGTGGCTTTGGTGAAAGTGGAGGCACAGGGTCTCCAACCGGTCGTGTATTCCACCATCACGGACGTGCCGCAGGGAACATGGGTGGTGGCGAATGGCGCGACCAGCCTCACCCGCCGCCGTGCCCTGGCCGGGATCATCAGTGCGAAGGCTCGCGAAATCCCGGCCGGGGGTGGTGCCGCGCTCGGTGTGGTGATGAAGGAAAAGTCCAAGGTGGCCGAGGTGGACTCCGTGAACGACCGCAGTGGCGCGCATGAAGCCGGGATTCAGAAAGGCGATATCCTGATGGCGATCGATGGGAAGAAGATCTCCAAATCCGAGGACATCATGGCGGCTCTCAAGGACAAGAAAGCCGGCTCCACGGTGAAGGTCACTTTGCGCCGCAACGGCAAGGAAGAGACCCTCGATGTGCGGTTGGCGGTGCGTGGGGATCTTTATGAAGAGGAGAGGACCCGCAACGACGAGATGAGCGGCGAGTATTCCCGGCGTCGCACCGGGTTCCCCCGTGTGATCCAGCACGACATTCTCGGGCGCAAGGATTCCGTCGGCGGTCCGCTGCTCGATCTGGATGGCAAGTGCGTGGGCATGAACATCGCCCGCGCCGACCGAGCCCAGAGCTTTGCAATCCCGGCTCCCGATTTGAAAGCGCTCGCCGAGAAGATGATCAAGGACGCGTCCAAGTGA
- a CDS encoding ExbD/TolR family protein, with product MKLELTLPERPGFLHVVPLFNLFALLLMFFVLGPSLVLQAGKQVELPPSKFQMERFTGAQVVTLGPGSPAKIYLGREAISLDALGKKLDERRGSGPAAVLLRADVGTPVVLEQEVSELILRKNYKVMLVGRPAQVGASDTSSSKETDQ from the coding sequence ATGAAGCTGGAGCTGACCTTGCCGGAACGGCCGGGTTTCCTCCATGTCGTTCCACTGTTCAATCTCTTCGCGCTGCTGCTGATGTTCTTCGTGCTGGGACCGTCCCTGGTCCTGCAAGCTGGCAAGCAGGTGGAGCTGCCGCCGTCGAAGTTCCAGATGGAGCGCTTCACCGGCGCGCAGGTCGTCACGCTCGGACCCGGTTCTCCGGCCAAGATCTATCTCGGCCGTGAGGCGATCTCGCTGGATGCGCTGGGAAAAAAGCTCGACGAACGGCGCGGCAGCGGGCCCGCCGCGGTGCTGCTGCGCGCGGACGTGGGTACGCCGGTGGTGCTGGAGCAGGAGGTGTCCGAACTGATCCTGCGGAAAAACTACAAGGTGATGCTGGTGGGACGCCCGGCCCAGGTCGGGGCGAGTGACACTTCTTCCTCGAAAGAGACCGACCAGTGA
- a CDS encoding MotA/TolQ/ExbB proton channel family protein produces MIFRLLEPSGLIEQGGPLVWVLLVLAFVGAVCVVERLFFFHRARINVGDLLVGLSNHVRRKAFAEAQHEAARAPGPVARVAHSLLLRHHLVRSDLRDVAQEAGQLEVPRIEKNIRLILGVALLAPLVGMLGTLLGMVETFQRVGEQGGYAGPAELAGGVFQALVTSVMGLTVAVPMYLFYLYFLGRAKRLVHRIERAGIEMVNLISDARAETGIVSFREEVEARKRSARKSKGEDAS; encoded by the coding sequence ATGATTTTCCGACTGCTTGAACCCTCCGGCCTGATCGAGCAGGGCGGCCCGCTGGTGTGGGTGCTGCTGGTGCTTGCCTTTGTGGGTGCGGTCTGCGTGGTGGAGCGGTTGTTTTTCTTCCACCGGGCGCGGATCAATGTCGGCGACCTGCTGGTGGGGCTTTCCAATCACGTGCGCCGCAAGGCCTTTGCGGAGGCCCAGCACGAGGCGGCCCGGGCTCCGGGACCGGTGGCGCGGGTGGCGCATTCGCTCCTGTTGCGGCATCATCTGGTGCGCTCGGACCTCCGTGATGTGGCTCAGGAAGCAGGTCAGCTTGAAGTCCCTCGCATCGAAAAAAACATCCGTTTGATTCTCGGTGTCGCGCTTCTGGCCCCCTTGGTGGGGATGTTGGGAACGCTGCTCGGCATGGTGGAGACCTTCCAGCGCGTGGGCGAGCAGGGCGGTTATGCCGGACCGGCGGAGCTGGCTGGTGGTGTGTTCCAAGCGCTTGTGACTTCGGTGATGGGGCTGACGGTGGCCGTGCCGATGTATCTCTTTTACCTCTACTTCCTCGGTCGGGCGAAACGTCTGGTGCATCGCATCGAACGCGCTGGGATCGAGATGGTGAATCTCATTTCCGATGCCCGTGCGGAAACCGGGATCGTGTCCTTCCGTGAGGAGGTCGAGGCCCGCAAGCGCTCCGCGCGGAAGAGCAAGGGGGAGGACGCTTCATGA
- a CDS encoding cryptochrome/photolyase family protein, with protein sequence MPSDNPPVVHWFRRDFRLADNRALNAAAAAGGPVVPVYILSDWKKRHHWTGPKRQHFLCLSLASLSKDLDAMGGRLIFRQGEAVAELEKLLRESGASALYFNEDPDPFGKEVEKKVRALCERLGVECHPFHDHTLHAPDEILTGGGGPYRVFTPYSKNWLNQEKPQKKPGPKTLRTPHKLSSLPLPTVKVWSLDEPKGDLVAAGEHAAITRLDRLIETKITSYGKQRDLPADEATSRISQDLRFGLVSIRTVYAKCAEAMKHARGTSRTSIETFIKELAWREFYFAILHHYPDVLDHEFTPQWRGLPWDEPGDRFEAWKKGHTGFPIVDAGMRQLLHTGFMHNRVRMITAMFLTKDLHIDWKLGESWFLQNLIDGEIASNNGGWQWSAGTGADAAPYFRIQNPWSQTKRYDPKGDYIRKWVPELTHVPAQKLMQPPKDGQPIAEGYPLPIVDHQAERNRTLAIFKKHKNGRR encoded by the coding sequence ATGCCTTCCGACAATCCCCCGGTCGTACACTGGTTCAGGCGCGATTTCCGCCTCGCGGACAATCGCGCGTTGAACGCCGCGGCGGCCGCGGGAGGGCCGGTGGTTCCGGTCTACATTCTCAGCGATTGGAAAAAGCGGCACCATTGGACGGGGCCGAAGCGGCAGCACTTCCTGTGCCTCTCGCTCGCCTCGTTGTCCAAAGACCTGGATGCCATGGGAGGTCGTTTGATTTTCCGCCAAGGGGAGGCCGTGGCCGAGTTGGAGAAGTTGCTGCGGGAATCCGGAGCCTCCGCTTTGTACTTCAATGAGGATCCCGATCCATTCGGGAAAGAAGTGGAGAAGAAAGTGCGGGCACTGTGCGAGCGCCTCGGCGTTGAGTGCCACCCGTTTCACGATCACACCCTGCACGCGCCTGATGAGATCCTGACGGGCGGCGGCGGCCCCTACCGGGTCTTCACCCCTTATAGCAAGAATTGGCTCAACCAGGAGAAGCCCCAAAAAAAACCGGGACCGAAGACTCTCCGCACTCCCCATAAGCTGTCCTCGCTCCCCCTCCCGACCGTCAAAGTCTGGAGCTTGGACGAGCCTAAGGGAGATCTCGTGGCAGCGGGAGAGCACGCCGCAATCACCCGCTTGGATCGATTGATTGAAACAAAAATCACCTCCTACGGAAAGCAGCGCGACCTACCGGCCGACGAAGCCACGTCGAGGATTTCCCAGGATTTGCGCTTCGGCTTGGTTTCCATCCGGACGGTGTATGCGAAGTGCGCGGAGGCAATGAAGCACGCCCGGGGCACCAGCAGGACCAGCATCGAGACCTTCATCAAGGAACTGGCTTGGCGGGAATTCTACTTCGCCATCCTGCATCACTATCCGGACGTGCTGGATCATGAATTCACCCCCCAGTGGCGCGGGCTGCCGTGGGACGAGCCGGGCGACCGGTTCGAAGCATGGAAGAAAGGTCACACGGGTTTTCCCATCGTGGATGCCGGAATGCGACAACTTTTGCACACTGGTTTCATGCACAACCGCGTGCGCATGATCACCGCGATGTTCCTGACCAAGGATCTCCACATCGATTGGAAACTGGGGGAATCATGGTTCCTCCAAAACCTGATCGACGGCGAAATCGCCTCGAACAACGGCGGCTGGCAATGGTCCGCAGGGACCGGTGCGGACGCCGCTCCTTATTTCCGCATCCAGAATCCGTGGTCACAGACCAAACGCTATGATCCCAAGGGAGACTATATCCGGAAGTGGGTGCCGGAATTGACGCACGTCCCGGCGCAGAAGCTGATGCAACCTCCAAAGGATGGGCAGCCGATCGCTGAAGGCTACCCCCTTCCCATTGTGGACCATCAGGCGGAACGAAATCGTACTCTGGCGATATTCAAGAAGCATAAGAACGGGCGGAGGTAG
- a CDS encoding DNA-directed RNA polymerase subunit alpha — protein sequence MSVKLSRFEIPNRLVRNEDTATDVYAQFSAEPFERGYGHTLGNSLRRVLLSSLEGAAITSVRIAGVQHEFSSLPGVVEDVTDIILNLKKVKFLHHDKDSRILSIKVEKEGVVTAGDIQTDHVFDVVNKDQVICTLDKKVKFDCEFEVRVGRGFSTGDENKRKDQPIGVIAIDSIFSPVTRVKYAVDTTRVGQMTDYDKLVLDIWTDGRITPQDALLQASAILRHHLDVFVNYDENAVDFEEAPMESSEENAALKKLLNMSVNEIELSVRAANCLNNANITTVGQLAMKTEAEMLKYRNFGKKSLNEIKDKLVELGLGLGMSFDPSLLTGPSASSRAPRLGVEEEAPVGLADLIAQNLDD from the coding sequence ATGTCCGTTAAACTGTCTCGTTTCGAGATCCCGAACCGCCTCGTCCGCAACGAGGACACCGCCACCGACGTCTACGCCCAGTTCAGCGCCGAACCCTTCGAGCGCGGCTACGGCCATACCCTTGGCAACTCCCTGCGCCGCGTCCTTCTGTCCTCCCTCGAAGGCGCCGCCATCACCTCCGTCCGTATCGCGGGTGTGCAGCACGAGTTTTCCAGCCTCCCGGGCGTGGTGGAAGATGTCACGGACATCATTCTCAATCTCAAGAAGGTGAAGTTCCTTCACCACGACAAGGACTCCCGCATCCTCTCGATCAAGGTCGAGAAGGAAGGCGTCGTCACCGCCGGTGACATCCAGACCGACCACGTTTTCGACGTCGTCAACAAGGATCAGGTCATCTGCACCCTCGACAAGAAGGTGAAGTTCGACTGCGAGTTCGAAGTCCGCGTCGGCCGTGGTTTCTCCACCGGTGACGAGAACAAGCGCAAGGACCAGCCGATCGGCGTGATCGCGATCGACTCGATCTTCTCCCCGGTGACCCGCGTGAAGTACGCGGTCGACACCACCCGCGTCGGCCAGATGACCGACTACGACAAGCTGGTGCTCGACATCTGGACGGACGGCCGCATCACCCCGCAGGACGCCCTCCTGCAGGCTTCCGCCATCCTCCGCCACCACCTCGACGTGTTCGTCAACTACGACGAGAACGCCGTCGATTTCGAAGAGGCTCCGATGGAGTCCAGCGAGGAGAATGCCGCGCTGAAGAAGCTCCTGAACATGTCGGTGAACGAGATCGAGCTCTCGGTCCGCGCCGCCAACTGCCTCAACAACGCCAACATCACCACCGTGGGCCAGCTCGCGATGAAGACGGAGGCGGAAATGCTCAAGTATCGCAACTTCGGCAAGAAGTCGCTCAACGAGATCAAGGACAAGCTTGTCGAACTCGGCCTCGGCCTCGGCATGTCCTTCGATCCGTCGCTCCTCACCGGCCCAAGCGCTTCGTCGCGTGCCCCGCGCCTCGGCGTGGAGGAAGAGGCTCCGGTGGGCCTTGCCGACCTGATCGCCCAGAACCTCGACGACTGA
- a CDS encoding PKD domain-containing protein has translation MKQTRGIVVIGVLSALAVGWLLWKKLPPASNDRVTAAAAGTNGAATPTPDESSRSQTAAKALANMAEADARLKNGIANRLIKGDHSPEALGAMKEAAGPRRVLMQQLIRLNPEAALQHALSFSEYATLPQEIQALVERPFTAPAKVEVYPVCGDSGTLPPGTPDAIRSLTFEDGSRASLWVYGQRVEMMSKDHAPLTGIILDGDAAVYDHALIPVNAADLAALGMSAPRSSVVTGALTNGTTTAIAGGKVFSFSDLAELEETNRRLSALDHKPDPHISSAILLETSFQPSAGQDPGLSLYQSIANAQANSTWTETVKRIFMIRVDTSDVPGAPFTQAQVADPFSGSVKSAVEEFSYGKTSLTIGVSANVYRLPQTTATYKATNNNGGLLLDARNTFRSTKSGADSAINIGPAGDAGGFGDYDIVGVVFAEYNLSSGGVHYAGLAGGTNMWLQNSVSSSVITHELGHNYGLGHSNRWDTTDGSIAGPGSSTEYGDIYDVMGGGSVPVDHFGAGQKSKLNWLTTADWTNATTSQNVRLYGIDRATSILNPRGVRMTKVATPGSEQYYWLTYRPRRTNNPSMTHGLHLAWVHGTHDLLDTKPATSTDVSDAALTVGRTYSDTTANIHVTPLATGGTVPNEYIDLRVNIGPFPGNAAPTASSITGNATVAARTANAYSVSASDSNGDTLAYAWDTKDNVYRNSNSSQTLNWTIGGTYTVDCTVSDMKGGTAVVSKTVTVTDPLLTWTSSAFPGTTNPVVGIAWGEHRFVAFGYFGTPYFSWDGVTWNTGAGSTNVTDGACHPAYGAGVFVAAGDGSGAGVDAGFSWSEDGRAWQASAFPATASRIEEVAYGTPGFLAVTGGGHAFLSTDGKTWTRHSVAGAPTFNHVAWEGSVWVASTSSDRKVLTSPDGITWTPRLDAGIDVDGLTGANGRSFITGWYGGIRYSDDDGVTWAPAGLPSATRWSTNTIRKAHDGTLVCTAQAMDESGAPSTILVSQDNGSTWARPTTNQAAGDDWDMAFGDGRFVVVQSGGIARYADPIDVPNHAPTGAAATLPSPATARSVMEFTASATDADADPLTYVWDFGVSYPLSEGASIFKSLPAGGTYPITLRVYDGRSGPVTVAQNLVVTDPLSNWTQRTITPGAGVSGYAGDLQTVAVGGGRIVAAGSLFSGAFKGPIAVSTDGGATWTGYQLGLNTDLYGMLHDGTRFVGCGQQYGFDGTAGWRSYIATSTDGIAWTQRFFANNGMEQKAVAWNGNAGSPVYVSCGNNGSLYRSTDSITWTAVATTSFLPSAAALGAVTYGNGYFLMTSTYNTGTAQRVFRSTDGLSWTDVSASSGVTDTNNAGTEAAFLNNRFLICGSGIYTTSSSLLRTSVDNGLTFTSNRTAKEVIEGFAYGSNLYFAAGRDQSVNGGAFETNLVSQDAINWYALTSPTSNRRRAAASSGGTFLTVGDALSIWQSDIVPVAGSYSQWVINYYPSGSSGNADPDQDGLQNFIEYGFNLNPNSNSPVSPNLPKAGATLSGRRGCAFTLPDPTPGDGVYRVMMSADLIQWTPIARKVGTANWQWLAPGTSRIETDSPSGGSRAVRCGVPDAQAGNSRMFLRVTVEVPQ, from the coding sequence ATGAAACAAACGCGCGGAATCGTCGTCATCGGAGTTTTGTCCGCCCTGGCGGTCGGCTGGCTGCTTTGGAAAAAACTTCCGCCCGCATCGAACGATCGCGTAACGGCGGCCGCCGCCGGAACAAATGGCGCGGCCACTCCAACGCCGGATGAAAGCTCCCGGAGCCAGACAGCCGCCAAAGCTCTCGCCAACATGGCGGAGGCGGATGCCAGATTGAAGAACGGCATCGCGAACCGGTTGATAAAGGGAGACCACTCTCCGGAAGCCCTGGGCGCGATGAAGGAAGCCGCCGGGCCAAGGCGCGTCCTCATGCAGCAACTGATCCGGCTGAATCCGGAGGCCGCCCTCCAACATGCCCTTTCCTTTTCCGAATACGCCACTCTTCCGCAGGAGATCCAGGCGCTGGTCGAAAGGCCCTTCACCGCCCCAGCCAAGGTGGAGGTGTATCCGGTATGCGGAGACTCGGGCACCCTCCCTCCCGGAACTCCGGACGCGATCCGCTCGCTCACCTTCGAGGATGGATCCCGCGCTTCCCTGTGGGTCTATGGACAACGTGTCGAAATGATGTCGAAGGACCACGCGCCTCTCACTGGCATCATTCTGGATGGTGACGCCGCCGTATATGATCACGCGCTCATTCCGGTCAACGCGGCCGACCTTGCCGCCCTCGGGATGTCCGCTCCCCGCTCCAGCGTGGTCACTGGAGCCCTTACCAACGGCACCACCACCGCCATCGCCGGGGGCAAGGTGTTCTCATTCTCCGATCTGGCCGAACTCGAGGAAACCAACCGCCGGCTTTCCGCGCTCGATCACAAGCCCGATCCGCACATCAGCTCCGCCATTCTGCTGGAGACCTCTTTCCAGCCCTCCGCAGGCCAGGACCCCGGCCTCTCGCTCTATCAGTCGATCGCCAACGCCCAGGCGAACTCGACGTGGACCGAGACGGTGAAACGGATCTTCATGATCCGCGTCGACACCTCGGACGTTCCGGGCGCACCCTTCACCCAAGCCCAGGTGGCGGACCCTTTCAGCGGTTCCGTCAAAAGTGCGGTGGAGGAATTTTCCTACGGCAAGACCTCGCTGACCATCGGAGTGAGCGCGAACGTCTACCGCCTGCCGCAGACGACCGCCACCTACAAGGCGACCAACAACAATGGCGGCTTGCTGCTGGATGCCCGCAATACCTTCCGCTCCACGAAGAGCGGAGCGGATTCCGCCATCAACATCGGCCCTGCGGGAGACGCCGGCGGCTTCGGCGACTACGACATCGTCGGCGTGGTGTTCGCGGAATACAACCTGTCCAGCGGCGGCGTCCACTACGCCGGTCTGGCGGGCGGCACCAACATGTGGCTCCAGAATTCCGTGAGTTCCTCGGTCATCACCCATGAGCTCGGACACAACTACGGCCTCGGACACTCGAACCGCTGGGACACCACCGACGGATCGATCGCCGGACCGGGCAGTTCCACGGAATACGGGGACATCTACGATGTGATGGGCGGCGGCTCCGTGCCCGTGGATCATTTCGGTGCGGGCCAGAAATCGAAGCTGAACTGGCTGACCACCGCGGACTGGACCAATGCGACCACTTCACAGAACGTGCGCCTCTACGGCATCGACCGAGCCACCTCGATCCTCAATCCGCGCGGAGTGCGCATGACGAAGGTGGCCACACCGGGCAGCGAGCAGTACTATTGGCTGACCTACCGTCCCCGCCGCACGAACAATCCCTCCATGACCCACGGCCTCCATCTCGCCTGGGTCCACGGCACCCACGACCTGCTCGATACGAAACCCGCCACCTCGACCGATGTCTCGGATGCCGCCCTGACCGTGGGACGCACCTACTCCGATACCACCGCGAACATCCATGTGACTCCACTGGCTACGGGAGGTACCGTACCAAACGAATACATCGATCTGCGGGTCAATATCGGCCCCTTCCCGGGCAATGCGGCACCGACCGCGTCCTCCATCACCGGCAATGCCACCGTGGCCGCGCGCACGGCCAATGCCTATTCCGTCTCCGCCAGCGACTCCAACGGCGACACGCTGGCGTATGCCTGGGATACCAAGGACAATGTTTACCGGAACTCCAACTCGTCCCAGACGCTCAACTGGACCATCGGCGGCACCTACACGGTGGATTGCACCGTCAGTGACATGAAGGGTGGCACCGCGGTCGTCAGCAAGACGGTGACCGTGACCGATCCCCTGCTCACCTGGACTTCCAGCGCCTTCCCCGGCACTACCAATCCGGTGGTGGGCATCGCGTGGGGCGAGCATCGCTTCGTCGCTTTCGGCTACTTCGGCACGCCCTATTTCAGTTGGGACGGCGTCACATGGAATACCGGTGCCGGTTCCACCAATGTGACCGACGGAGCCTGCCATCCCGCGTATGGGGCCGGAGTCTTCGTCGCGGCGGGCGATGGCAGCGGTGCTGGTGTGGATGCCGGTTTCTCGTGGTCGGAAGATGGCCGCGCCTGGCAGGCATCTGCTTTCCCGGCCACGGCCAGCCGCATCGAAGAAGTGGCCTACGGCACACCAGGCTTCCTCGCCGTGACCGGCGGTGGTCATGCGTTCCTCTCCACGGATGGCAAGACCTGGACGCGCCATTCGGTCGCGGGAGCACCCACCTTCAACCATGTCGCGTGGGAAGGATCGGTATGGGTGGCCTCCACCAGTTCCGACCGCAAGGTGCTGACCTCTCCGGACGGCATCACGTGGACGCCGCGACTTGATGCCGGTATCGATGTCGATGGTTTGACCGGCGCGAACGGCCGCAGCTTCATCACCGGTTGGTATGGCGGCATCCGTTACTCGGACGACGACGGCGTCACGTGGGCACCGGCCGGCCTGCCTTCCGCCACCCGCTGGTCGACCAATACCATCCGGAAGGCTCACGACGGCACTCTGGTCTGCACGGCCCAGGCCATGGATGAGTCCGGAGCGCCTTCCACGATCCTCGTTTCGCAGGACAATGGAAGCACCTGGGCGCGCCCCACCACCAACCAAGCCGCGGGTGATGACTGGGACATGGCCTTCGGTGATGGTCGTTTCGTGGTGGTGCAGAGCGGCGGCATCGCCCGATACGCGGATCCGATCGACGTGCCGAACCACGCGCCCACCGGTGCCGCCGCCACCCTTCCTTCTCCGGCCACCGCCCGCAGCGTGATGGAGTTCACCGCCTCCGCCACCGACGCGGATGCCGATCCGTTGACCTATGTGTGGGATTTCGGTGTGTCCTATCCGCTTTCGGAGGGAGCGAGCATCTTCAAGAGCCTCCCTGCGGGTGGCACCTATCCGATCACGTTGCGGGTCTATGACGGACGTTCCGGCCCGGTAACGGTCGCGCAGAATCTGGTGGTGACAGATCCGCTGTCCAACTGGACCCAACGAACCATCACTCCCGGCGCGGGTGTCAGCGGCTACGCGGGCGATTTGCAGACTGTGGCCGTGGGAGGCGGGCGCATCGTAGCGGCGGGTTCCCTCTTCAGTGGAGCGTTCAAAGGACCGATCGCGGTCTCCACTGATGGCGGAGCGACGTGGACCGGCTACCAGCTCGGGCTGAACACCGACCTCTACGGCATGCTGCATGATGGCACCCGCTTCGTGGGCTGCGGCCAGCAGTATGGTTTCGATGGCACCGCCGGTTGGCGTTCCTACATCGCCACTTCGACGGATGGCATCGCCTGGACCCAGCGCTTCTTCGCCAACAATGGCATGGAGCAAAAAGCCGTTGCATGGAACGGCAATGCCGGCAGCCCGGTGTATGTCTCGTGCGGCAACAATGGATCGCTCTACCGCTCCACCGACTCCATCACTTGGACGGCCGTCGCCACCACTTCGTTCCTTCCATCCGCCGCCGCCCTGGGCGCGGTCACTTACGGCAACGGCTACTTCCTGATGACGTCCACCTACAACACCGGCACCGCCCAGCGTGTCTTCCGTTCGACGGACGGCCTGAGCTGGACGGATGTCTCGGCAAGCAGCGGCGTCACGGACACGAACAATGCAGGCACGGAAGCCGCTTTCCTGAACAACCGTTTCCTGATTTGCGGCAGCGGCATTTACACCACCTCTTCCTCGCTGCTGCGGACCTCGGTGGACAATGGCCTCACCTTCACCAGCAACCGCACCGCCAAGGAAGTCATCGAAGGTTTCGCCTACGGCTCGAACCTGTATTTCGCGGCAGGCCGCGACCAATCCGTCAACGGGGGCGCATTCGAAACCAACCTCGTCTCCCAGGATGCGATCAACTGGTATGCACTGACCTCTCCGACCTCCAACCGGCGCCGTGCGGCGGCCTCCTCGGGAGGAACCTTCCTCACCGTCGGTGATGCGCTCTCGATCTGGCAGAGCGATATCGTCCCGGTCGCGGGCAGCTACAGCCAGTGGGTCATCAACTACTACCCGTCTGGTAGCTCCGGAAATGCGGATCCGGATCAGGACGGCTTGCAGAACTTCATCGAATACGGATTCAATTTGAACCCGAACTCGAACAGCCCGGTCTCTCCCAATCTACCGAAAGCCGGTGCCACGCTCTCCGGCCGCCGCGGCTGTGCCTTCACGCTGCCCGATCCCACTCCGGGAGACGGAGTGTATCGTGTCATGATGAGTGCGGACCTGATCCAGTGGACACCCATCGCCCGCAAGGTGGGCACCGCGAATTGGCAATGGCTCGCTCCGGGCACCTCGCGCATCGAAACCGACTCGCCCTCCGGCGGCTCGCGGGCCGTACGATGCGGCGTGCCGGATGCCCAGGCGGGGAATTCCCGCATGTTCCTGCGCGTCACCGTGGAAGTGCCGCAGTAA
- the rplQ gene encoding 50S ribosomal protein L17, translated as MRHRRNTTKLKRTAAHRRSLLANLACSLIEHGRIKTTLGKAKALRPVAEKMITLGKRGDLHARRLALAFLRQKDAVKKLFEEVAPASKDRQGGYTRITKLGVRPSDAAPMGYIEWVDAPVTAEAAEPAEAAKAE; from the coding sequence ATGAGACATCGCCGCAACACCACCAAGCTCAAGCGCACCGCCGCACACCGCCGCTCGCTCCTCGCGAACCTGGCGTGCAGCCTGATCGAGCACGGCCGCATCAAGACCACCCTCGGCAAGGCGAAGGCCCTGCGTCCGGTGGCTGAAAAAATGATCACCCTCGGCAAGCGCGGGGATCTCCACGCCCGCCGTCTGGCTCTGGCTTTCCTGCGCCAGAAGGACGCGGTGAAGAAGCTGTTCGAAGAAGTCGCTCCGGCTTCGAAGGACCGCCAGGGTGGCTACACCCGTATCACCAAGCTTGGTGTCCGTCCGTCCGACGCCGCTCCGATGGGCTACATCGAGTGGGTCGACGCTCCGGTGACTGCTGAAGCCGCCGAGCCGGCCGAAGCCGCCAAGGCCGAGTAA